Proteins encoded within one genomic window of Chloroflexota bacterium:
- a CDS encoding glucose-6-phosphate dehydrogenase (NADP(+)), with translation MGMPSTSIVIFGGTGDLAQRKLMPALFELTYRKRIPDNLRVVCFARSDFNSDSYREFMWNKVSEFRDLAAQRDAWRAFASRIHYIRGDLGTSDGLGILKRGLQTLDGGADVPANWLFYLSIAPWLFETAVRNIKAQGLAAETTGWRRVVIEKPFGNDLRSAVELDNLVGQVFDESQVYRIDHYLGKHMVQNLLVFRFANAIFEPLWNRNYIDNVRITVAEEITVEERGGFYDESGVVRDMVQNHLLQLLTLVAMEPPNNADSESLRNKKVEVLQAIRKQDGYEMAQN, from the coding sequence ATGGGCATGCCAAGCACAAGCATCGTCATCTTCGGCGGCACGGGCGATCTCGCGCAGCGCAAGCTGATGCCCGCGCTGTTCGAGCTGACTTACCGCAAGCGCATACCGGACAACCTGCGGGTCGTCTGCTTCGCGCGGTCGGACTTCAACAGCGATTCGTACCGCGAGTTCATGTGGAACAAGGTCAGCGAATTCCGCGATCTTGCGGCGCAGCGCGACGCTTGGCGAGCGTTCGCGAGCCGCATCCATTACATTCGCGGCGATCTTGGCACTTCGGACGGGCTTGGCATTCTGAAGCGAGGTTTACAGACGCTCGACGGCGGCGCGGATGTTCCCGCGAACTGGCTATTCTACCTATCCATCGCGCCATGGCTATTCGAGACTGCGGTCAGAAACATCAAGGCGCAGGGTCTCGCGGCTGAGACGACGGGCTGGCGCAGGGTCGTCATCGAAAAACCATTCGGCAATGATTTGCGCTCCGCTGTCGAGCTAGACAATCTGGTCGGGCAGGTGTTCGACGAAAGCCAAGTCTATCGCATCGACCATTACTTGGGCAAGCACATGGTGCAGAACCTGCTGGTCTTCCGCTTTGCGAACGCGATTTTCGAGCCGCTGTGGAATCGCAACTACATCGACAATGTGCGCATCACCGTTGCCGAGGAGATTACGGTGGAAGAGCGCGGCGGATTCTACGACGAGTCCGGCGTCGTGCGCGATATGGTGCAAAATCATCTGTTGCAGCTGCTGACTTTGGTTGCCATGGAACCGCCGAACAACGCCGATTCCGAGTCGCTCAGGAACAAGAAGGTCGAGGTATTGCAAGCGATTCGCAAGCAGGACGGCTACGAGATGGCACAGAAT